Part of the Quercus lobata isolate SW786 chromosome 6, ValleyOak3.0 Primary Assembly, whole genome shotgun sequence genome, tataattttttttttttgagaaacaggataatatatatatatacatatatataatgcataaaataaCTTCTCATGTTTAGGTAATGCACTTCCCCCTTTCAACTTAAGCatgattaaaaatattaaacaatgTAAAAAAGAACAATAACTCCAATGCTAATAAATTTCACGTTAAGgtgatatgtttttattttttgaaaattagaggTAACAAATTGTTATCCGTGTGTAACAAGAGTGATTTGTGACTttacatgaaattaatattacGCTAATTACCTGTTACTTTAAACACTAATGAAATTTGTCATATCTATATCATTATTACAAGAAAAGGTAATTTCTTTAGGGGTTGAGTGGGTAAATAGGAATTAAGAGATTAATTAATCTTTCTTGAAAAAGCATCTAATAAATTATTCATTCCGTCTCACTTTATTTGTcttatttaaaaagtcaaagTTATTAAAGGACTATCATTAAATGTCttgtttactttttaaaaatgtataaatttctaaaattactctaaaataaatttatcaaaaaattgaattaataaaCTAATAGACATTTTGGAACCAAGCCATTTTTGGTTAAGCTATGTCAGCAATTCTCTGTATGACACGGTCAACAAGGAGCCATTTATGAGGATGAGACAAATTCTTGGAAATGACTTCAAGTTCAAGAAGAGCAGCAAAACTACTTGCCAGGAGAAGTTTTTGAACTAAGACTTGACGAGATTCCATTTGTGGAAGATTTTACTATTATCATTGTGCCTTGACTTTATATGATATGCACATTTGTGATTATTAATAAAGTAgacaattttactttttataatttaatagttataatGGGATAGAGAATTTGAATCTGAATGTCTTTAGGACATcataaaagacaaattaaatGAAGTACAAGGCTCTTAGCAATTGATGAAAATTGATGGGTCCAAAaattatttgacaaaaaaaatttgtgcaaaCACTGCTTAAAACAAGATCAATGATGGAATGAAAGAGTAGTTTGATAATCATCAATATGTGTAGAAATTTATGatagagaaaatataagaattttatGTGATTTGGTTACAAGGTTCATGTCCTAGAAAAGTAAATTTTCATTCACTtagataataatatattatagaatttatttataaaaatggaAATTAGATAGACAAGTGGatggaaatctgaattttgaattaaattttacaatttcttttagaTGGAGATTGCAAAAATTCATGAGTTATATGGTAGAGATGGAAGGAACTTTTAGATGCTCTTGACTAGTGCTGAgattgggttgggtcgggttgggtttatAGTTACCCAACTCTAACCCGATAAAAATCATCTTTGACAGGAAGGAAATCGATCCAACTCGAATATTCAGGTCTTGGGTTAGGTCAGGCCATTGGGTATCGGTTaggtcttctctctctctctctctctaaatttaaattaaagtatATTCAggtatttattttcaaactttCCCTTTAAAATATGtcattcttttattattattttcaaacttCCATTTCTTGGAAGGATCTCCACCCATTATAGTaagaaatattaatgaattttttctttgcTAAGTTAATGTGTGTTGGGTGCGTTTTTTCGTTGCCCACATGACATTAGGGGAGTCAAGATTGAGATTAGAATTTAGGCTTGGAACATGGCCCAGAGGCTATTGATGACAAATTTTAAAGGGcaagtttcaaaacaaagaCCCGAATatacttaaatttaaattgagagagagagagagagagagttgggtcAATTTCCTTCCTGTCAAACCTGATTTTTATCTGGTCAGAgtttgggggtggttgtaaaccCAATCTGACTTGATCTTAGCCCTTCCTAGGAtatagttgaaacttgaaacaacATTTAGGGAGTCCAACTATCTAGAAGTCACTCGTCCTTGCACATGCAAGACTTTTTTGTTACTTAACATCAACATAGATGGCATGGTTGTTAAGAATAGATACGGATTGCTAAATATATGAGATTTgaaaaatagaatgaaataaCACACACAAAGGTAAACACACGACATATAGAAATTATGTAGTTTAACGGTTTGCCTACATTTACAAAATTACAGTGATTTCATTAATTTCAAGGAAATTATACAAATTACAATAGTacagtttttctctctaaattaaCACACCAAATCGTAATACTGAGTAATAGTATTTATATCCCACATAGCGGATTCACTTTGGACTAAGTCTTAGAAAAGTTTCATTAAAAACCGTAAtacttttatgtaaagttgagTTATAATCCAAATAGCATGTACTAGGCTTCACATAGCCTAACAATAGAGATATTAAAACAATGTTTTAAAATTGGAGGATCAATTGTGCATTTTTAAAGTTTGGGAGACATTGCAATTGGGATGAAAATTATGATGAAAATGTGTAATTTgtccaataatttaaaacattttcttgttgttgataatttgtATGAACCCAAGCTATTTTGTATGAACCCAAGCTAtttttgtttagcaaaaaaaatctataataaaataatattctctccaccttacttttttttgtctagtttgaaaagtcaaactttttaagggaatatcatttattattttgtctaccttttaaaaatgtataaatttctaaaactactcttaaaaaatttatcaaaaaattgaattagtaaattaataggggtataataagaatattagtaaattaatgacttttatttttagaaacaggactttatttttagaaacaggaaaatattttggaatatctcaaaatgaaatagaagacaaaaaaagtgggacggagggagtaataCAGACAACATTTAGGTTTAAATCTCCCTTCTCCCTTCTCCAAcctggtattaaaaaaaaaaacaataattgtcAACATGCAACCTGTTTATGCCTTTGTATACTAATGCACAAGTGCTGAACAAGAACTAAGAAAATGGCTACCCTTTCTCTCCACACTTGCAAAGTTCAGCAGCCCGAGGCAACCATTAACAGAATTCACATTTTCCTCCACTTCACAGCCATACTATTCCTACTTTACTACAGGACCACCCGTCTCTTCCTTGAAAAAAATGTTCCCACATTAGCATGGTCCCTCATCTCCACCTCCGAGCTCATCCTCACCATCATTTGGATTCTCATTCAAGCCTTCAGGTGGCACCCAGTGTCACGTTCTGCTATCCCGGAGAATATACCTGGAGGCATTGAATTACCGGGGCTTGATGTGTTTGTATGCACACTGGACCCAAAAAAAGAGCCTACAATAGAAGTGATGAACACTGTTTTATCGGCCATGGCACTAGACTACCCGCCCGAGAAGCTCTCAGTGTATCTTTCAGATGATGGGGGTTCTAATATTACATTGTATGCTATAAAAGAAGCATGTTCTTTTGCTAAGTCATGGCTACCATTTTGTAAGAAATATGGGATTAAGTCAAGGTGCCCTGTGGCTTATTTCTCATCATATGCTGATGATGAGCGGCTTCTTTGCAGTGATGAGTTCAGGATAGAGGAGCAGAAAATCAAGGTGGGTGCAAATTTGGTTGCagtgcatatatatattttgttgtttattccttttttcttaACCCCCTATTTGGGTACTTATGTTGGTGATAGATATTGTATGCTCACCAGGGTCCCTGCGTATTGTGAGGgctttttttagtttcttttcctGTCTATGATAAGGCACTCTGACACAACAGCAAAGTACAAGATATAGAATGAAGccttaacccaaaaaaagatAGTGTACTTGTAGGTGGATCATTTGATCACTggtatttgttttttcttcttattttttgttttcaaaaataattttatatttttgagactaaaatgCTTATTTGGCTATTCAAAAtggatagaaaataaaaactgtttttaaaacttaatttgagaaagaaattgaaaacatgtaaaatgctgttttcagtttctagttttcaaaagttgatgaaaacatgcatttgatttaatgaatctgtctcaCTTAATGAGTTAgaattagaattcaaattctaataacaacatattttagtattttctatttttttctttaaaaaattattatttttttaattttaactaaccaaacatgtttttgtttttcctttatatttccagaaacaagtttttgaaaatagaaaacaaaaactattaccAAACATTAGTCTCCCCTAAGTTCTTTTAGTGTTCTTGTATGTTGCTATTCTGTTTTTGCTCTCCAAAACTGTTTGTGTAATACTAATCTCATAAGAtcacatatatataatctatGCAGGCTAAATAGTGTTAAACTTTGATAATATGTTCTAATTTCTGTAAGAcatattatcaaaatttcataTTTGTGCAATACTAATCTCATAAGAtcacatatatataatctatGCAGCCAAGTAGTTAATCTATGCAGGCTAAATAGTGTTAAACTTTGATAATATGTTCTAATTTCTGTAAGAcatattatcaaaatttcagaaaaagtAATAGCGTTGAATGATATTATCACCTATGCAGGCCAAATATGATGAATTCAAAGGAAAAGTTGAGAAAGTTGGTGGCGAAGATGAAAACAACAAAGTTGTGCCAGACCGCCCACCGCGCGTCGAGGTATGCAACAAAACATTCAAAATTAACacaagaaatttaaaagataaaaaagaggATCAATTATATTTAGGTCATTTTTcggttttgtactagatttcCAAATTCTGATCCTTGCTTAGTGTGTTATCTATTCCTAAGTTATGGTTTGTGACTAGCGAAACATGCTTGGAGGACGATCCAGAAATCTTTTCAAACTATACTAGGGGTACTAGGCAGAGGATCTCTAGAAGTTTGGCCAAAGCCCCAAAAATTGCTCCAATAAGTAATCTATGTCTTGCAATTTTATGAAGTCCTTGAggttgctatatatatatatatatatatatatatatatatagcttgaATGACAATAATAATCAAGCAGGGTTACCTTTTTACTAACTCTATTgtgaaataaattttcaatgttCATTCAAATTTTCCCATACATCTCATAtctaagaaaatgaaacaaaattaagGAAAGAAGCAGACATAAATTTCCTCTAAATTGACACGTAAAAAGAATACACATCCCCCAATATCCTTATACCTCTTATACATTTTAACTATTGTCTTCAgaaagggtctgtttggttggagaggtgaaaaagtgggaggatagaaaatgttaggtggatggaaaagtgaaagaatagaaaagattttaattttcctcatttttgtttggttgggagtgaaaaagtggagggttggaaaaaatgagtttgtataaatttactcacatatccttattaaaaaatgatgcccaattaaaacaaaaatgtgaaaaacaagcaaaaaaataaatcaatcacccaaatttattaaaaaataaaaatcatgtcaagaaaataaaaatcatgtctagttaaacaaaaaaaaaaaaaaaaaaaaaaaagacaacaaaacAATCATTGTCACTCCACGCCagtatataaaaagaaaaaaaaaaaaaaaaagatgaggcAGTGtcccaagaaaaagaaaaaaaagagccaatgttcctcaattttctctccattttggggaGAGTGGATCCAGGGAGAAAATATTTGGACCccaccacattttttttctctccccttCCTAACTAAACACCCTCCAAAAtgtttccctctctctctctctctctctctctctctctctcattatttatttttccatcctccctaaaatcctctttaccaaacataccctaaatgTTAGGATCAAGAAATTAGATGACGTTAATTTCATACtagaaaaaaacataaaaaaagacTATTGAAAAATGTAAGTCACATCTGTGTTATTTCCTAAAAGGGACTAGTTTAGTAACAACTGAATCTTGCACTTTGAAGTGTACCTTGAGTATTGTCTAACAATTCTTATAAATTCTATGTGTTATaactagacaagtttgtgtttgCCTATAAAACTATACAGATTTAAAACCTAATAGTTAATAAAGTCTAGATTAACTCAATATATTTCCAATGTGAGACTCATTATACATCAAAACAACACAAACTTTATCAACATCCAATCAAATTAGGCGCATCACATTTAATTACtattagtttaaattataaACTTTTAAGTGATTTGGCATAATTTAGACCCTATATTTATTTCACTTTGAATCATGCTTTTAAATGAAGTCTCCATTTTACTTTGAAATGGAAAACATACAAATATGTGTGATGCTTgtgtttaattaataaacttagtattaaataaaagatttatcTATAACTAATATCATTAACAcgtgttaaaaaaagaaaaagaaaaaaaagaagacaaggaCAAAAATTACGGTTGGTTTAAACATTATGAAAATTCTCACAATAAGTTGCATGATGGAAGCTGATGCGGTAATAGTATGATACCAAATTtttatcaaaaccaaaattatctTTAAAAGTAGCAATGcttcaattttaaatataggATAAGTTAACATTGGgaattggtttatttttttagataatacATGACAACAAAAACAACGAAGAGAACGTTGAGGACCAAACTCAGATGCCTCTTCTTGTCTATGTCTCTCGGGAAAGAAGACCATCATGCCCTCATCGTTTTAAAGCCGGAGCCCTCAACACCTTGGTAAGTATACTATCTCTATTTCTTTGGCATGAAAGCAtctagttaaataaaaataatagcaCCAAATAATAGTACAACTGCAGCTTCGAGTTTCGGGAGTAATCAGCAATGGCCCCTACTTATTGGTGCTAGACTGTGACATGTACTGCAATGATCCTACATCTGCTCGCCAAGCAATGTGCTTCCATCTTGATTCCGAGTTATCTCACTCACTTGCCTTTGTTCAATACCCTCAAATTTTCTACAATATTAGCAAGAATGACATATATGATGGTCAAGCAAGACCTGCTTACAAGGTGAATGAAAAGCCATTATGTTTTGCATGTGTGTCTTAAGCCAATTCAAATTATTGAGAAATAGGTTTTCATATTGAGCAATGTCAtagaaataacaaattttacaagaAATTTTCTATGATTTATTAAGGTGACAAATTATGATCAGTACAACATCACTTTTACATTAGATTATTATTGACATTATTTTTGCTTTACATTGATCACAACTTGCCACATTAGCCGCTGTGAAAAAAGAATTGTGAAATTTAATGTGTCATTAAGACTGGTTGTTTCacatttggaaaataaaaatactacaaatttattatataacctttataaattgatgtgacaatataTATAATCGATGGATCTCAAAATAAATGAGTATTGAATTagttttttgtgattgatgacatataattagtttataaaaattatgtagTAAGATTTGTATTATCCCTAATTACACTCTTCATGTTAACATATatattacatgttttttatcCAACTTAGACAAAGTGGCAAGGCATGGATGGGCTAAGAGGGCCATTACTCTCTGGAACTGGCTTTTACTTGAAAAGGAAGGCATTATATGGGAAACCTAATCAAGAAGGTATGGTGATGTTTTCTTGGGGTAGCTTAGttgtattgaaattttgaataacactcattttgcatatttattttttgtttatttattttttcgctTCTAATGGCAGATTTGTTTCTATCTGAGCCTGAAAAGAATTTTGGTACTTCCTGCAAGTTCATATACTCGCTAAAGGGCAATAATGAACAATTTGTAGCCAAGAAGGACGATTCAAGGGATGCAATTTTAGAAGAGTCCAGACTCTTAGCTAATTGTGCATTTGAAGCAAACACAGAATGGGGAAAAGAGGCTCGTATcatataataattaatgaactaatgaattattatttatatgtttcTCAAAGTCTATTCAAgttgtacatatatatatatatatatatatatatatgacattaaTGTGGTTTGGTTTTCCTTGGATACAGATAGGATTCTCGTATGATTGTTTGTTGGAGAGTACATTCACAGGGTATCTTTTGCACTGCAAGGGGTGGATATCAGTGTATCTTTACCCCAAGAGACCATGTTTCTTAGGGTGTACCACCATTGATATGAAGGATGGCATGGTTCAGCTTATGAAGTGGTTTTCCAATTTGGTACAGGTTGGGCTCTCGAAATTCAGTCCTCTTACATATGGGGTTTCAAGAATGTCCGTTCTTCAAAGCATGTGTTATGGATACTTCACTTTCTCATCCTTTCTCTCTGTCGCTCTTCTCTTATATGGCACGGTTCCTCAAGTGTGTCTCCTGAATGGCATTCCTTTATACCCTAAGGTAAACTATATATAGTAACAAAGTATAAGTCCTTTGAGATTTTAAAGTctgttttgaaattatattattaggatttgtgttgtaattttttacaaaatgtacATACATTTTCATACCGAAAACATCAAGTAATGGTAACCAGGGTTGCCAATGGattattacttttaaatttcaaatcctagtaatattggtgaaaaatagagagaagagataaaatTAACGTAGCACTTTACATAATTCAGCAATTCACTTATATCCATAagagtgaatgaagaaaatttttactaataaaaAGTAAAGGGTTTACAATGGCTTTATGGTACcacaaaagaaaccctaattctgTAAGAAATAAAGGGTTTGCAATGACTATATGCTGCCACCAAAGAAACCCTAGCCTggtaaattgaattttttatatatacccTTACCACAGGCCTCTAGACTAAAGGCCAATAGGAATTAGCCACTACCTCTAAGATTATCCATAAGGGATAAAATTGTATAATTCTTCTCTTGTACGGTACGAGTCCTCAAGCGTGCCTCTTGAATCTGATATACTCTTCTTGATTGTTATTACAGGTTTCAGACCCATGGTTTGCTGTGTTTGTGGCAATTTACACGTCCTCCCTTTTCCAGCACTTATATGAGGTCCTCTCAAGTGGTGGCTCAATTATGACTTGGTGGAATGAACAAAGAATTTGGATAATAAAGTTAATTTCTGGGTGCTTATTTGGAGTTCTGGATGCCATCATGAAGTGTTTATGCAGAAAGAAAGTGGATTTAAGCTTAACAAATAAAGCTGTTgacaaagaaaagtttgagaAATATGAAAAAGGTAAGTTCGATTTTGAAGGGGCTGCCATGTTCCTGGTCCCCTTGTTAATACTGGTCCTATTAAACATTGTTTGCTTCTTTTGTGGGCTAAGAAGAGTGGTAATTGAGAAGAGTTTGGATGAGATGTTTGGACAAGTTTTCCTTTCGTTCTTCATTCTAATTCTGAGTTATCCGATTCTTGAAGGAATGGTGacaaaaggaaagggaaaataGTAAGTTATTTGAAGCACTTTCTTTGGGAGATTTTAGAATGTatgcctttttttattttattttattttattttttatttttgagaatcagaATGTATGCCTGAATGCGAAGAATAAATTAGTTGTTCAAGGTCTCTTTAAGTGGCACACGCCATTGAACAACAGATTATGACTTTCATTGTGGATGTTGAAGTTCCCTACAATCaatatatttacattttctacatTATAATTTCAATGGTAATTACCACTGAAATTAGGTAAATGCTCAACTTACCTGCTAAAGCTTGATGGTATATATTTTGTATCTTAGGTTGATTTATAAAATTGATGatgtcttattttattttttcaattttaaaaagatgtgatgttttaaaatattgtgcaacgaaaaaaaaaaaaaaaggagattttaAAGAGCTGGACTTTGAggattaaattttaaaaaacatggtattttaaaaaattgcacaTTGATAAAATGCGGTTTCAAAACAATGTCTAATGGATATGGTTCTTCTAATGTTCCTATAACTCGAGTaggtttaattattttgtttgattgatttgtttgaactgttatttatttatattttaaaaatgcaaagcatagaaataaaaatgacttattagtgataggccaagaatgtattgacccctttggtaaattaatcaattaattagtcaagtgaattaattaggttcaattacatgcaataagcgtggtagcacaagcAGATCACCAACTAAGAtaaatgcaacggaaaataaatttgacataagtgatttgtttacgaatgggaaaaccCACCatggcaaaaccccaccgggtgaatttaaggtcatcacttccgagaatctactattatcaaaacaagcagttataAATATAAGAAATCCAATTACctaataccaacttacagttgaacccttacctcaatacctaattggacttgtaatgtagtgacaatctctcatttcaatgtACAGCTCATAGTATGAGACTAATCAATTAATGTACGGATTCAAGTACGTGattaacacaccaacttgaagaagatgttggctacaaagttcttcagttcatccaacgatgaagattaagaagctccttggttacaaaatcatTGGCACAAAgatgcagcaacttctacaaggaatatgatgaactaaggcaaattttgcctctggtcacaatttgcatgcacaatcaatttgcattgagttgcatcactttgcatcacctttgatggcccttaaaataatctttatatatatttagggttgtaagaaaagaaaccttacaaaaatacacatggatatgcgtaaaattatatatgaaaatctgaatttcgtaattcttgatagatacagcttctgtcgagctgctgtcgagcatTAGCATTAAACCTTGATGGATATGGATCTGTCGAGATATCTGTCGAGccttaatgaacaacacttcttcacttgtttcttgaacaaATTTGTATGgtttcaatactaaacttgaactcttgttccttgaagtattaaacccATCCtggatctacccaattataagtaaagtgcgttttttCAAACGATTAGCTAATTTACATAacatatatctctaacaatatccacatatgttctaacaatctccctctaTGGCagtctgtgacaaaaccacaacaaagtATGAGAaaagtcttaaatcactaaactcataatcaCTTCTTAAATACAATAGAatctaatcctaacacaaactcttgaaaaactttgtaagtTCTTGGCATGATAGATTTCGACAACCtgtctttctgaaacactttaaacaaaattcatCAAGGCATTttagtgtgaaatagaaataaggattgcatacataaagaaacatgtgtataaagatagaaaagagacaacacatggagagataggtgaataacaatatacatcatcatatatataaatgagaaaTAAATACAATGTCTGTCataaaaaaatggtcacaagaccagtGTACAAGAAGATAATGTAACTAAAagataaggaaaagaaaagtacataaaatcctcactacatctctaaaaaatatagacactccccctaacaaaaatgtcctatgCTAATTCTCCCCCTAAATACATGATTACTTTCATCATCCCAAAtctactccccttttttgtcataaatgacaaagggtaagtcacTGAGAGGTTGTCTCATCATCACTGGAAAAGGTAGCATCGTCatccttatcatcatcatcaccatcagtagcatcctcatcctcaaaagCCTCTGGAGAAGGAGATGGAGAAGCAATGAAGCCACCAAGTTGAGCCTATCATCGTGCAATACGACCAACATGGGTGTTCACCTGGTACAACTTAGTGGTGAGAGTatcaaggtgagcatccatggGCTAAAGTTGCACCATGATTGCCTCAAGAGTCACACCACCCACCTAAGAAGAAGGAGTAGAGGTGGAAGGAATGGTAGGGGCTGGAGGATTTGTTGTCTCGATCCATAGTCGCTTTGGTTGAAGCTGGGCCTCGCTTCACCGAATAGAAGTTGCACTAATGGCACCCATGACAATATAGAAAGGAGAATTAGGAATAGGAATAGAAAAATGGCAAAGGATTCGCATGATAGCcaaagaaaaatgagcttatcatgggttGCTGTATCCTTATAGACATCTATGATGAGAGGGAAACCCTATGGAAAGATCCTTTAAGAAgtataacaaaaatcgagcacaaggttctgtgatggagttatagtgagacaagaGAGTAAGaataaatgtcatcaccatattaaggaatctcagaccttttgcaaagcccgagcaTTGGGTGTTTTGACGCTCATCCCATATGGAGGGTGTCTCACAAAAGTGAGACAGAAgctcatctttggacacagtcctcagacacTAACAGTCGGGATAGCCAGGATGCACTATTCGCAGGACGTGTAGTATCTCGGATATAAGATTCGGAGTGACTACGATAAGTGTACCTCGGAGTACTGTAGTAAACTAAGGTATAAAGGTATCAATAccatgcatattggagtaaaactcttgtATGAACACGATGGGACACCTCAAGGGTATCTCACAAAGAGATTCCCATCCCTGAGTGTGAATGACATCGGGTAGAGCAGTGTCGACAAAATCCAACAGAATCACATGGCGCTTCGGATGAATGCCACATTTAGAAAAGTTCTCAGAGAAGTCGTGATAGGCCTTTTCATCACAGAACCAAACGTGAAGAGGGGGAGGAttagtagaagaagaagactcGGAACGAAAAGGGTTCCGAGTCAATGTAGATTTGTGCTTAAGTGCCATGCGTAgtttatttgagagagagagagagaaagacaaaaCACACAATCACAACCCAGaacaaaaatatagaaaagaaagggtacgtatgcatgaaatatgcataaacatgtgacgtgctaaaaataattacattatGGGTTCAACCTAATCCAAACCTAGCAGCACACAATTTTCAACAATCAAACACATATCTAAATGCACGAAACATTGTGAAAATGATAATGGAATGCAATGCACGATCATATAGCATTAAATAAACAACACCCTACCCAAAActttcacaaaaatttcaaaaacatcaaaagtttcagagaaaacccaaaaacctaggtctaatGCGTGAAATGCATGAGAAAAGAGGGATTTGGGACACTTACTAGAGAAGAAATGCAGGATCTAGGCTAAAATGCAAGTGGGTAAGGTGATTGGAGTGAG contains:
- the LOC115949902 gene encoding cellulose synthase-like protein G1 codes for the protein MATLSLHTCKVQQPEATINRIHIFLHFTAILFLLYYRTTRLFLEKNVPTLAWSLISTSELILTIIWILIQAFRWHPVSRSAIPENIPGGIELPGLDVFVCTLDPKKEPTIEVMNTVLSAMALDYPPEKLSVYLSDDGGSNITLYAIKEACSFAKSWLPFCKKYGIKSRCPVAYFSSYADDERLLCSDEFRIEEQKIKAKYDEFKGKVEKVGGEDENNKVVPDRPPRVEIIHDNKNNEENVEDQTQMPLLVYVSRERRPSCPHRFKAGALNTLLRVSGVISNGPYLLVLDCDMYCNDPTSARQAMCFHLDSELSHSLAFVQYPQIFYNISKNDIYDGQARPAYKTKWQGMDGLRGPLLSGTGFYLKRKALYGKPNQEDLFLSEPEKNFGTSCKFIYSLKGNNEQFVAKKDDSRDAILEESRLLANCAFEANTEWGKEIGFSYDCLLESTFTGYLLHCKGWISVYLYPKRPCFLGCTTIDMKDGMVQLMKWFSNLVQVGLSKFSPLTYGVSRMSVLQSMCYGYFTFSSFLSVALLLYGTVPQVCLLNGIPLYPKVSDPWFAVFVAIYTSSLFQHLYEVLSSGGSIMTWWNEQRIWIIKLISGCLFGVLDAIMKCLCRKKVDLSLTNKAVDKEKFEKYEKGKFDFEGAAMFLVPLLILVLLNIVCFFCGLRRVVIEKSLDEMFGQVFLSFFILILSYPILEGMVTKGKGK